In a single window of the Ignavibacteria bacterium genome:
- a CDS encoding S8 family serine peptidase has translation MINKNLVVIAVIFTIIAGSITFSQGKYEASTVLKEKFTDKNGNALTGKGVIIGDVDSGIDVFHPMFFFADGGEFSFTDVNGDGVLTLGEDGVDLDGNGTIESKEIIRYQEIRDNTWGMLGSIGQQSGKYNPEFDFLYVDVNGNKKRDFGPAAGFTENDPTYGEQFFISIDGNKNGKIEAGEKIIGLKTSKIRSVRQRDDVIRRRGVDLIMTEEDKNGHGTGVAGLIIGGHYGVQKIHGIAPDAEMVFSSIRYDYTPRFVRNFPDLFGFLRDEKVNILLIEDGEWMWEFMDGSSPEEEILNQMARDGVTIIGGAGNMSGGNMVLIDKLKTGKSVTYTASCSGKPDEDVKKNDGVFFSFLWRDPESKIKFEVETPDGKSTGELSEGSGILKTGQYKIFYSREVSPKGTVMMKFGASTQDSDIVRGKFKIKVTSDKDQELRGYVVDVTQSWSGNARWINSPAITDESNICFPSTADSCMAIGAYVFNMGWMDEVGALASYSSKGYNITGKLGVDITGPGHSTFSTEKNNTYQIFSGTSSAAPHVVGAAALLLQYDPALTHEKIRMILLNSARKDNFTGSVPNAEWGYGKLDIEGAIKYLMNSGN, from the coding sequence ATGATAAATAAAAACCTCGTTGTAATTGCGGTTATATTCACAATAATTGCAGGTTCTATTACTTTTTCACAGGGTAAATATGAAGCTTCAACTGTATTAAAGGAAAAATTCACCGATAAAAACGGCAATGCTTTAACCGGTAAAGGCGTGATAATTGGCGATGTTGATTCAGGTATTGATGTTTTCCACCCTATGTTCTTTTTTGCTGATGGCGGAGAGTTCAGTTTTACTGATGTGAACGGTGACGGTGTTTTGACTTTAGGTGAAGATGGCGTTGATCTGGATGGTAACGGCACTATTGAAAGCAAAGAGATCATCCGCTACCAGGAGATCCGTGATAACACATGGGGAATGTTAGGCTCAATTGGTCAGCAGTCAGGCAAATATAACCCCGAATTCGATTTTTTATATGTTGATGTAAACGGAAACAAGAAACGTGATTTCGGTCCTGCTGCGGGATTCACAGAAAACGATCCCACATACGGCGAACAGTTCTTTATTTCTATAGATGGCAACAAAAACGGCAAGATAGAAGCCGGCGAAAAGATCATTGGATTAAAAACCTCAAAGATACGTTCTGTTAGACAGCGTGATGATGTTATAAGAAGGCGCGGTGTTGATCTTATCATGACAGAAGAAGATAAGAATGGCCACGGAACAGGCGTTGCCGGATTGATAATCGGCGGTCATTACGGTGTACAAAAGATTCACGGCATAGCACCTGATGCTGAAATGGTTTTTTCAAGTATCCGCTATGATTACACTCCCCGCTTTGTACGCAACTTTCCGGATCTGTTTGGATTTTTGCGCGATGAAAAAGTTAATATACTTTTGATTGAAGATGGCGAGTGGATGTGGGAATTTATGGACGGATCCTCACCTGAAGAAGAGATACTTAATCAGATGGCGCGCGACGGCGTAACAATTATAGGCGGCGCAGGCAATATGTCAGGCGGCAATATGGTTCTGATAGATAAGCTTAAAACAGGTAAAAGTGTTACATATACAGCAAGCTGTTCAGGCAAGCCTGATGAAGATGTAAAGAAAAATGACGGGGTGTTCTTCAGCTTTTTATGGCGTGACCCTGAGAGTAAAATTAAGTTTGAAGTTGAAACTCCCGACGGCAAATCAACAGGTGAGCTTTCAGAAGGCAGCGGCATATTAAAGACCGGTCAATACAAAATATTCTACAGCCGCGAAGTCTCACCAAAAGGCACGGTAATGATGAAATTCGGGGCATCTACCCAGGATTCAGATATAGTGCGCGGGAAGTTTAAGATTAAAGTAACAAGCGATAAAGACCAGGAGCTCCGCGGATACGTTGTTGATGTAACACAGTCATGGAGCGGTAATGCAAGGTGGATTAACTCCCCTGCAATCACCGATGAATCAAACATCTGCTTCCCTTCAACAGCGGATAGCTGCATGGCAATAGGGGCATATGTGTTCAATATGGGCTGGATGGATGAAGTTGGAGCGCTTGCAAGCTACTCGAGCAAAGGATATAACATAACAGGCAAGCTTGGTGTTGATATAACGGGACCTGGACACTCGACTTTCAGCACAGAAAAGAACAATACATACCAGATCTTCAGCGGAACAAGCTCCGCAGCACCCCATGTAGTCGGCGCGGCAGCTTTGCTGCTTCAGTATGATCCCGCATTGACACATGAAAAAATAAGGATGATACTGCTGAACTCCGCAAGGAAAGATAATTTCACCGGCAGTGTGCCAAATGCTGAATGGGGTTACGGTAAGCTTGATATTGAAGGCGCAATAAAATATTTAATGAATTCAGGGAATTAA
- a CDS encoding thermonuclease family protein yields MILKNTIKLFIFLLLFTGIHLTYSQSEFVIGEFTVSKILDGDTFRFEGLDKSTRLMGIDTEETFKDSDAELKVNDIASYWAEYYAHKKDSSSKPAKIESPFGYQTWQWTKELFKDVVKVRLEVDDYKRVIDMFNRYLVYIIAIKEDGTEFNYNIECVKLGYSPYFSKYGYVARFDKEFKAAQKYAQDKKLGIWSGKELCYPDYTERLLWWDKRGDQIRKFETEYAGKPGYYSMLDQSDFNKLASHMGDTVTIFGNISRVITDNNPYIAKLEINEYDTIDLVFFKQHMDLVKELKLDDPVGYYIYAKGKLTEYKGKKQIIIEDKSQIWEE; encoded by the coding sequence ATGATACTAAAAAACACGATCAAGCTTTTTATATTCCTGTTATTATTTACAGGAATTCACTTAACATACAGCCAGAGTGAATTTGTAATCGGTGAGTTCACTGTTTCAAAAATCCTCGATGGTGATACTTTCAGGTTTGAAGGTCTCGATAAATCGACCAGGCTTATGGGTATTGATACTGAGGAAACATTCAAGGATTCAGATGCTGAGCTGAAGGTCAATGATATCGCTTCATACTGGGCTGAATATTACGCGCATAAAAAGGATTCTTCAAGCAAGCCTGCAAAGATAGAATCGCCCTTTGGCTACCAAACCTGGCAGTGGACAAAAGAACTGTTTAAGGATGTGGTAAAAGTTAGGCTTGAAGTTGATGACTATAAGCGAGTTATTGATATGTTCAACCGTTACTTAGTGTATATTATCGCAATCAAAGAAGACGGCACAGAGTTCAACTACAACATTGAGTGTGTTAAGCTGGGATACTCGCCTTATTTCAGCAAATACGGCTATGTTGCAAGATTTGATAAGGAGTTCAAAGCAGCGCAGAAATACGCGCAGGATAAAAAACTGGGCATATGGAGCGGTAAGGAGCTTTGCTACCCTGATTACACTGAAAGGCTGCTGTGGTGGGATAAGCGCGGCGACCAGATAAGAAAATTTGAAACCGAATACGCAGGCAAACCCGGATACTACAGCATGCTTGACCAAAGTGATTTCAATAAGCTGGCATCTCACATGGGTGATACAGTTACAATTTTCGGGAATATTTCCAGGGTAATTACTGATAATAACCCCTACATTGCTAAGCTAGAAATAAATGAATATGATACCATAGATCTTGTATTCTTTAAACAGCACATGGATCTTGTAAAAGAGCTTAAGCTTGATGACCCTGTAGGATACTATATTTACGCAAAAGGAAAATTGACAGAATACAAAGGCAAAAAACAGATAATAATAGAAGATAAAAGCCAGATCTGGGAAGAGTAA
- a CDS encoding 30S ribosomal protein S18: MNQKQQQQRRKKVDPLKTRGIKYIDYKDTRLLARFVNEQGKILPSRITGISAKMQRQMTMAIKRARQLALMPFVSEEFRP, from the coding sequence ATGAACCAGAAGCAGCAGCAACAGAGGAGAAAAAAAGTTGATCCTCTGAAGACCAGAGGTATCAAATATATCGATTACAAGGATACCCGCCTGCTTGCCAGATTCGTTAACGAACAGGGCAAAATCCTTCCTTCAAGAATTACGGGAATAAGCGCAAAAATGCAGAGACAGATGACAATGGCTATTAAAAGAGCCCGTCAGCTTGCATTGATGCCTTTCGTAAGTGAAGAATTCAGACCGTAA
- a CDS encoding NAD+ synthase yields MPVNQDLVKVLVNFIHSETTRFGLKKVVLGLSGGIDSTVAAYLAALALGPKNVLGVMMPYKTSSADSVSDALSVVKDLKIKSMLINLTGAVDSLAENDPDILKNKVRFGNIMARMRMICLYDQSNEKNALVLGTGNKTEILLGYSTLYGDSASAINPLGDLYKTQVWQLAELLKCPKQIIKKKPSADLWSGQTDEGELGFTYREADELLYYMIDQRYSDEELTDLGFKLQFIKTLRGKIRFNQFKRVPPIIAKVSNRTVNVDFRYNRDWGS; encoded by the coding sequence ATACCTGTTAACCAGGACTTAGTTAAGGTCCTGGTTAACTTTATACACAGTGAAACAACACGCTTCGGGCTGAAAAAAGTTGTATTAGGCTTAAGCGGCGGAATTGATTCCACTGTTGCCGCATATTTAGCAGCGTTAGCACTTGGTCCAAAAAATGTGCTTGGTGTTATGATGCCCTACAAAACCTCAAGCGCTGATAGCGTAAGCGATGCCCTTTCAGTTGTAAAAGACCTCAAAATTAAAAGCATGCTGATTAACCTTACGGGCGCAGTTGATTCGCTTGCTGAAAATGATCCGGATATACTGAAAAATAAGGTAAGGTTCGGGAATATCATGGCAAGAATGAGAATGATATGCCTGTATGACCAGTCAAACGAAAAAAATGCCCTTGTGCTTGGCACGGGGAATAAGACTGAAATTCTGCTGGGATATTCAACATTGTATGGCGATAGCGCAAGCGCGATAAATCCATTAGGCGATCTTTACAAAACCCAGGTTTGGCAATTGGCAGAGCTTCTTAAATGTCCCAAACAAATTATCAAGAAGAAGCCTTCGGCTGACCTGTGGAGCGGGCAGACCGATGAAGGGGAGCTTGGCTTCACCTACCGCGAAGCTGATGAGCTGCTCTATTACATGATAGACCAGCGTTATAGTGATGAGGAGCTTACCGATCTTGGCTTTAAGCTGCAATTCATAAAAACCCTGCGCGGCAAGATAAGGTTTAACCAGTTCAAACGCGTACCGCCGATAATTGCAAAGGTCTCAAACCGCACTGTTAATGTCGATTTCAGGTATAACAGGGATTGGGGAAGTTAG
- a CDS encoding TatD family hydrolase, translating to MFIDTHAHLNYPDIVKNIDDVLSRAEDVGVESIIVPATTYKTSIEIIELVQKHKMLYAAVGIHPTDLKDFEESHLPKIEELAKEHKVAAIGEIGLDYYWEPYDRELEIMVLTEQLRIAKRSSLPVILHNRKSTDDLMRIVKEEWDGGKLRGQFHSFSAGLDEAKECISMGFYISFTGNITYKPNESTYTAYEIVKNTAAEHILLETDTPYLPPVPYRGKQNEPAYVKHTALKIAELKGMGIEEVGKITTENAKRLYGI from the coding sequence ATGTTCATAGATACACATGCGCATTTAAACTATCCTGATATTGTAAAGAATATTGATGATGTCCTCTCGCGTGCTGAAGATGTGGGAGTGGAATCGATCATAGTTCCTGCAACTACTTACAAAACTTCCATTGAAATTATTGAGCTTGTTCAAAAGCATAAAATGCTTTATGCCGCTGTTGGTATTCACCCCACAGATCTTAAAGATTTTGAAGAATCGCATTTACCTAAGATTGAAGAGCTTGCGAAGGAACACAAAGTAGCGGCAATTGGCGAAATAGGACTGGATTATTACTGGGAGCCTTACGACAGAGAGCTTGAAATAATGGTGCTTACCGAACAGCTTAGAATTGCTAAAAGAAGCAGCCTGCCGGTTATTTTGCATAACCGTAAATCCACTGATGACCTTATGCGTATTGTAAAGGAAGAATGGGATGGAGGCAAGCTCAGAGGTCAATTCCATTCATTCAGCGCGGGATTGGATGAAGCTAAGGAGTGTATCAGTATGGGTTTTTACATTTCCTTCACAGGCAATATAACATACAAGCCCAATGAAAGCACTTATACAGCATATGAGATAGTAAAAAATACCGCAGCCGAACACATACTGCTTGAAACCGATACTCCCTACCTGCCGCCCGTTCCCTACCGCGGCAAACAAAATGAACCTGCGTATGTGAAACATACTGCTTTAAAAATTGCTGAGCTAAAAGGCATGGGTATAGAGGAAGTAGGCAAAATAACTACAGAAAATGCAAAACGTCTGTATGGAATTTAA